In Thunnus maccoyii chromosome 3, fThuMac1.1, whole genome shotgun sequence, the following proteins share a genomic window:
- the LOC121894309 gene encoding prostacyclin synthase-like, which produces MIWTIFLLVQAALLYFILTHRTRSKSEPPLDKGIIPWLGHALEFGKDASKFLNRMKLKHGDIFTVRAAGRYVTVMLDPHSYDSVIDDSGSLDFTRYAQVLMERIFNLRLPYHQPAKAKAMMKQHFLGMNFAALNSTMSRHLQALLKAEMPQNQKDQKEEGLFNFSYSVLFKAGYLTLFGGEQNNNSTDPLKVYEEYRKFDGLLTKMARGTLKPEEKRTAQTVRQRLWELLAPAGLTEDSGSSPWLHAYRQLLQEEGADEETQRRAVLLQLWATQGNVGPAAFWLLSYLLTNPEALTAVRREFSEISQTETSEAPQLDRPANTPVFDSALEETLRLTAAPFITREVVQEKTLHMADGREYLLRKGDRVCLFPFNSPQMDPEIYHEPQKYKYDRFLNEDGSVRRDFYKGGRRLKYYTMPWGAGTNGCVGKQFAINTIRQFVYMVLTNFDLELCDPNAQMPEVDPGRYGFGMLQPKGDLLIRYKTRTTH; this is translated from the exons ATGATCTGGACCATTTTTCTGCTCGTCCAAGCTGCCCTGCTTTATttcattctcacacacagaaCCAG aTCCAAGTCTGAGCCACCTTTAGACAAAGGAATAATCCCGTGGTTAGGCCATGCACTTGAATTTGGCAAAGATGCTTCCAAGTTCTTGAACCGAATGAAGCTGAAACATGGCGACATTTTCACA GTGCGTGCCGCTGGACGTTACGTGACAGTGATGCTGGATCCACACTCATACGACTCAGTAATCGATGACTCCGGTTCCCTGGACTTCACTCGATATGCGCAGGTGCTCATGGAGAGGATCTTCAACTTGCGGCTCCCATATCACCAGCCAGCTAAAGCAAAAGCAATGATGAAACA GCACTTCCTGGGAATGAATTTTGCTGCCCTCAACAGCACCATGAGCAGGCACTTGCAGGCCTTGCTGAAAGCTGAGATGCCTCAGAACCAGAAAGACCAGAAAGAGGAGGGACTGTTCAACTTCTCTTACAGCGTGCTCTTTAA GGCGGGGTACCTGACGCTGTTTGGAGGagagcaaaacaacaacagcacagatCCCTTAAAAGTCTACGAGGAGTACCGGAAGTTTGATGGTCTCTTAACCAAAATGGCAAGGGGCACACTGAAGCCAG aggagaagaggacaGCCCAGACTGTTCGGCAGAGACTGTGGGAGCTTTTGGCTCCAGCAGGTCTGACTGAGGACTCAGGGTCAAGCCCTTGGCTTCATGCCTACAGGCAGCTCCTGCAGGAGGAGGGGGCCGATGAGGAGACGCAGAGGAGGGCCGTGCTGTTGCAACTCTGGGCTACACAG gGTAATGTGGGTCCTGCTGCGTTTTGGTTGTTGTCTTACTTGTTGACAAATCCTGAAGCTCTGACAGCAGTGAGGAGGGAGTTCAGCGAGATCTCACAGACGGAAACATCTGAGGCTCCTCAGCTGGACAGACCTGCGAACACCCCTGTGTTTG ATAGTGCCTTGGAAGAGACGCTCAGACTCACCGCTGCCCCCTTCATCACCAGAGAGGTAGTGCAGGAAAAAACCCTCCACATGGCTGATGGCCGAGAATACCTACTGAGGAAAGGAGATAGGGTGTGTTTGTTCCCCTTCAACAGCCCTCAAATGGACCCTGAGATTTACCACGAGCCACAG aAATACAAGTACGATCGTTTCCTGAATGAAGACGGATCAGTGAGGAGAGATTTTTATAAAGGAGGGAGGCGGCTGAAATATTACACCATGCCATGGGGTGCAGGGACCAATGGCTGTGTGGGAAAACAGTTTGCCATCAATACCATCAGACA gtttgtttacatggtGTTGACTAACTTCGATTTGGAGCTGTGTGACCCAAATGCTCAGATGCCGGAAGTGGATCCTGGTCGTTATGGATTCGGGATGCTACAACCAAAGGGAGACTTGCTCATCCGATATAAAACTAGGACTACACACTAG